The following nucleotide sequence is from Quadrisphaera setariae.
CGACCATCTGATCGACAACGTGGCCAAGAGGTGACATCTGGTGGCGCCACTCGCGCGCACGGGCCTGCGTTGCGTACTCTCATGGTGACCGCTCTCCGAAGCCGCAATTCGGTGGGTGGAGGAGCCCGTCAGCGTTGGTAGCGCTGGCGGGTTCCGGCTTTCCGGCCCTCGCGGACCGCGCACCCCCCGGTGCTCGTCCGCGAGGGCCGAGTCGTAGGTGGTGCGGTGCTGACCATAGCGACCCGGTGCGGGCTGCGGCGGGGCCAGGGCACACGCTGCGTCCCGCCACCTCTACTAGCGGTCACCAGCGGTCACGTCGTCGGGTTGTCCCTCTCGGCCTCGACGTTCTCCCGCTCGATGGCCCGGCGGTGCAACTGCACCAGGTAGGCCAGGAACTTCTCCTGAATCATGACCGGGAAGGACGCGGCGTCGGCCTCCTCCTCGGCGGCTGCTTCGGCGGCCCGCTCGGCCAGCAACTCCTCCACCGCGGAGGTCTTCATGGCCTCGACGGGGTCGCGTCCCTCGGCGATGGCAACAGCAACCGTGGCCTCAGCGATCTGCCGCTGCAGCTGCGCCAGCAGAGCCGCGGGCGAGCGCTCGCCGGGGTCATGGAGCTGGGCCGTAGAGGCAGGTTCGGTGCTCATGGCGGAAGTCTTGATGCGGTGGTCAGGTGCCGGTAGATCGTGGCGCGGCTGCCCCCGAACCTGTCCGCGATCCGGGCGAC
It contains:
- a CDS encoding helix-turn-helix domain-containing protein, which codes for MTKAAQVRLMHDVGGLTVARIADRFGGSRATIYRHLTTASRLPP